One segment of Brassica napus cultivar Da-Ae chromosome C3, Da-Ae, whole genome shotgun sequence DNA contains the following:
- the LOC106361909 gene encoding protein SOB FIVE-LIKE 1: MESPRDHGGSEEEEEYNSCESGWTMYIEDAFGGNDHSSIIVDDDDDDDSQVKEADDGGDEESDDSMASDASSGPSNQLPKNINKHAARKNVSKQVYIQKRQHTEKTLSKEEEKSELKARTRTSGASRVQSKGKVSKTK, translated from the coding sequence ATGGAATCTCCAAGGGATCATGGAGGctctgaggaggaggaggaataCAACAGTTGTGAGTCAGGGTGGACTATGTACATAGAGGACGCCTTCGGTGGAAATGACCATTCCTCTATtattgttgatgatgatgatgatgatgattcacaGGTAAAAGAGGCTGATGATGGTGGTGATGAGGAGAGTGATGATTCAATGGCTTCTGATGCATCTTCAGGGCCTAGCAATCAACTTCCAAAGAACATCAACAAACATGCAGCGAGGAAGAACGTTTCTAAACAAGTCTACATTCAAAAACGCCAACACACAGAGAAAACAttaagcaaagaagaagaaaagtcaGAGCTCAAAGCTAGAACAAGAACAAGTGGAGCTAGTCGTGTCCAGAGTAAAGGCAAGGTGAGCAAAACTAAATAA
- the LOC106360138 gene encoding ceramide synthase 1 LOH3, protein MDLKILNWDWNQESYPASSDFWVLIFFAPFFLILRIILDRSIFERAARRVVFPRGSSADSNHRRKKIVKFKESVWKCLCSFSIETLALYVTYKEPWFKDTRCFWLGPGDQIWPDQKIKLKMKGLYMFVGGLNVYSLFALFFWETRRSDFKVMIVHHIVTSFLIILSYVFSFARIGSVILALHEISDVFLEIGKMCKYSGLEAMTSLSFILFLLSWTALRLIYYPLWILWSTSYESIKVKLEWDKKHTMETGLPLTVYYVFNTLLWCLQILHIYWWVLICRVLISQIRSKGKIDKDVRSDTEGEDDEHQD, encoded by the exons ATGGATCTCAAAATCTTGAATTGGGACTGGAATCAAGAATCTTACCCAGCTTCTTCTGATTTCTGGGTCCTCATCTTCTTCGCTCCCTTCTTCCTTATTCTTCGAATCATACTCGACAGATCCATATTTGAG AGAGCTGCTAGAAGAGTGGTGTTTCCTAGAGGAAGCTCTGCTGATTCAAACCACAGAAGAAAGAAGATAGTGAAATTCAAAGAATCAGTTTGGAAATGTCTCTGCTCTTTCTCTATCGAAACACTTGCTCTCTACGTCACTTATAAGGAGCCATGGTTTAAAGACACAAGATGCTTCTGGTTAGGACCAGGAGACCAGATATGGCCTGACCAAAAGATAAA GTTGAAAATGAAGGGACTGTACATGTTTGTCGGTGGCTTGAATGTGTATTCTTTATTTGCTTTGTTCTTTTGGGAAACAAGACGATCTGATTTCAAAGTCATGATAGTTCATCACATAGTAACTTCATTCCTCATCATCTTATCTTACGTTTTCAG TTTTGCTCGTATAGGTTCTGTAATATTGGCTCTTCACGAAATCAGCGACGTGTTTCTAGAGATAGGCAAGATGTGCAAATACAGCGGCCTAGAAGCCATGACTAGCCTCTCGTTCATCCTATTTCTCCTGTCGTGGACGGCTTTGCGACTCATCTATTACCCTTTATGGATCCTTTGGAGTACCAG CTATGAATCAATAAAAGTGAAACTGGAGTGGGACAAGAAGCATACGATGGAAACTGGACTGCCTCTTACAGTGTACTACGTTTTCAACACACTTCTCTGGTGCTTACAGATTCTTCACATCTACTGGTGGGTCTTGATATGTCGTGTGCTCATCAGCCAAATCCGTTCCAAAGGCAAAATCGATAAAGACGTTCGTTCTG ACACAGAAGGTGAAGATGATGAACACCAAGATTGA